One genomic segment of Ferrimonas sp. YFM includes these proteins:
- a CDS encoding 4-phosphoerythronate dehydrogenase — MPALDAMFGGHAEIRVYPGRDIGTEQVRDADILLVRSVTQVDESLISAAPRLQFVGTATIGYDHIDTQALEARGIPWSNAPGCNAQAVGEYVLTALLTLAERLGVSLAGRTLGVIGAGNTGSATAERAQALGMTVLLNDPPLQRQGDARSFVDLDTLLTRSDVVCCHVPLNRDGDDCTYHLIDEGRLAMLKPDAWLVNACRGEVVDNKALVDHKRACPDCRLILDVWEGEPNPMAELVALADIATPHIAGYSVEAKLRGNWILLNTLAQTLGIHQVPPLSTYVPPSSISSVGLAELGSQGDMARLARLVYDIDAQDRRFRDWFSQPGGFDRQRKAHLERREFMSLTIEGPAQQAGLWSQLGFNTRENPHGTGL, encoded by the coding sequence ATGCCGGCACTGGATGCCATGTTTGGCGGCCATGCCGAGATCCGTGTGTACCCCGGGCGTGATATTGGTACTGAGCAGGTGCGCGATGCCGATATCCTGCTGGTGCGAAGTGTGACCCAGGTGGATGAGAGCCTTATCTCTGCCGCGCCGAGGTTACAATTTGTTGGTACCGCCACCATAGGCTATGACCATATCGATACCCAGGCCCTGGAGGCACGGGGGATCCCCTGGAGTAATGCGCCGGGCTGTAACGCTCAGGCGGTCGGTGAGTATGTACTCACTGCGCTGCTCACCCTGGCCGAACGGTTGGGCGTCAGCCTGGCCGGTCGCACCCTGGGGGTCATTGGCGCCGGCAATACCGGCAGCGCCACCGCAGAGCGGGCCCAGGCACTGGGGATGACGGTGCTGCTTAATGATCCCCCTCTGCAGCGCCAGGGGGATGCCCGAAGCTTCGTTGACCTGGACACCCTGCTGACCCGGTCGGACGTCGTCTGCTGCCATGTGCCGCTGAACCGGGACGGAGACGATTGCACCTATCATCTGATTGATGAGGGCCGGCTGGCGATGCTCAAGCCAGATGCCTGGCTGGTGAACGCCTGCCGTGGCGAGGTGGTGGACAATAAGGCATTGGTCGACCACAAGCGTGCCTGTCCCGATTGCCGGCTGATTCTGGATGTGTGGGAGGGCGAGCCCAACCCCATGGCAGAGCTGGTGGCGTTGGCGGACATCGCCACCCCCCACATCGCCGGATACAGTGTCGAGGCAAAACTTCGGGGGAACTGGATACTGCTGAACACGCTGGCGCAGACCCTGGGAATCCACCAGGTTCCGCCGCTAAGCACTTATGTGCCGCCATCCAGCATCAGCTCGGTAGGTTTGGCTGAACTGGGCAGCCAGGGCGACATGGCCAGGCTGGCTCGGCTGGTGTACGACATCGATGCCCAAGACAGGCGGTTTCGGGACTGGTTCAGTCAGCCGGGTGGTTTTGACCGCCAGCGTAAGGCGCACCTTGAGCGCCGTGAATTTATGTCACTGACCATAGAGGGACCTGCACAGCAGGCCGGCCTCTGGTCACAACTCGGATTTAACACAAGAGAGAACCCTCATGGCACAGGCCTTTAA
- the fabB gene encoding beta-ketoacyl-ACP synthase I, which yields MKRVVITGLGIVSSIGNNAEEVKASLKAGKSGLSYSEQFEELGLRSRVWGDLKIDTSEHVDRKTLRFMGDAAAYAYIAMKEAIDDAGLEEDQVSNLRTGIIAGCGGASSLNQVQAADTLRSKGVRRVGPYLVPRIMSSTASACLATPFKIKGVNYSISSACATSAHCIGNAVEQIQLGKQDIVFAGGSEELHWTLAMGFDGMGALSTKYNEDPTKASRTYDADRDGFVISGGGGMVVVEELEHALARGAKIYGEIVGYGANSDGYDMVAPSGEGAVRCMKMALEQAGDDVSIDYINTHGTSTPVGDTKELGAIQEVFGSNSPAISATKAMTGHALGAAGVHEAIYSLLMMDNDFIAPSINIDNLDPEAEGLDIVAETREQPVNTFMSNSFGFGGTNATLIVRKYKG from the coding sequence ATGAAGCGAGTTGTAATTACCGGACTGGGCATCGTTTCCAGTATTGGCAACAACGCCGAGGAAGTGAAAGCTTCCCTTAAGGCTGGTAAGAGTGGCCTGAGCTACTCAGAACAATTTGAGGAACTGGGCCTGCGTAGCCGCGTTTGGGGCGATCTGAAGATCGACACCTCCGAGCACGTTGACCGCAAGACCCTGCGCTTTATGGGTGACGCTGCTGCCTACGCCTACATCGCCATGAAGGAAGCCATCGACGACGCTGGCCTCGAAGAGGATCAGGTGAGCAACCTGCGCACCGGCATCATCGCCGGCTGTGGCGGTGCCTCCTCCCTGAACCAGGTGCAGGCTGCCGATACGCTGCGCAGCAAGGGCGTTCGCCGTGTGGGTCCTTATCTGGTGCCGCGCATCATGTCTTCCACCGCTTCCGCCTGCCTGGCCACTCCCTTCAAGATTAAGGGTGTGAACTACTCCATCAGCTCCGCCTGTGCCACCAGTGCGCACTGCATCGGTAACGCGGTTGAGCAGATTCAGCTGGGCAAGCAGGACATCGTGTTTGCCGGTGGCTCCGAAGAGCTGCACTGGACCCTGGCCATGGGCTTCGACGGCATGGGCGCCCTGTCCACCAAGTACAATGAAGACCCCACCAAGGCGTCCCGTACCTACGACGCTGACCGTGATGGTTTTGTTATCTCCGGCGGTGGCGGCATGGTTGTGGTTGAGGAGCTGGAGCACGCTCTGGCCCGTGGTGCCAAGATCTACGGCGAAATCGTCGGCTATGGTGCCAACTCTGACGGCTACGACATGGTTGCCCCCAGTGGCGAAGGCGCCGTGCGCTGCATGAAGATGGCGCTGGAGCAGGCCGGTGACGATGTGTCCATCGATTACATCAACACCCATGGTACTTCCACGCCAGTGGGTGACACCAAGGAGCTGGGCGCCATCCAGGAAGTGTTTGGCAGTAACAGCCCGGCCATCAGTGCCACCAAGGCGATGACCGGTCACGCCCTGGGCGCCGCAGGGGTTCACGAGGCGATCTACAGCCTGCTGATGATGGACAATGACTTCATTGCGCCTTCCATCAACATCGATAACCTGGATCCCGAAGCCGAGGGTCTGGACATCGTGGCCGAGACCCGCGAGCAACCTGTGAACACCTTCATGAGCAACAGCTTCGGCTTCGGTGGTACCAACGCCACCCTGATTGTGCGCAAGTACAAGGGTTAA
- the mnmC gene encoding bifunctional tRNA (5-methylaminomethyl-2-thiouridine)(34)-methyltransferase MnmD/FAD-dependent 5-carboxymethylaminomethyl-2-thiouridine(34) oxidoreductase MnmC, translating into MNSISHAKLDWRDSDTPVSIEFDDVYFSTVDGIDETRYVFMQHNGFPERFTEHPHDTLVVAETGFGTGLNLMVLWHSFRQFRQNHPDAPCKRLHFVTMEKYPVTGADLAKAHRYWPEFAEQSRQLKAAYPMPLPGCHRMEFDQGQVVVDLWLGDVNECLEQMHAPAEGVMDVWFLDGFTPSRNPKMWQEQLYQQMARLSRKGASYATFTAAGHVRRGLEKHGFSVVKDQGYGIKREMIFGHFNIEKPEASTPQEVAVIGAGVAAAQTALSLVQRGIKVTLYSQGAQPADGASGNRQGALYPLMNLAEDGLSAIYQQGFLLARQRLNRLVEAGHSIDHDWCGVLQLSQNDKDADKLNRIGKATFPSELVHLVDQQQASHIADLPLDRGGLYFPYGGWLAPEQLIPALFEQARETGLLTCHWDRQLLSLNREAGEWQLDFGEPLARHPHLVICMGHASADLPQTAPLPLQPVRGQISAPVATDTLSKLKTVLCADGYLVPALDGRLTSGASFVKNSRDTQWHHDDVEEIAARMSNSFGGSDWLSQLQLDDSGRAAIRGSVRDHFPLMGPLPDWDRVASEPQAWRHRPLPEQPGVHLVSGLGSRGLCSGALMAESVVSLICGEPLPLSKQQLQRLRPGRFWQRRINKGHPPVAQ; encoded by the coding sequence GTGAATTCCATCAGCCACGCCAAACTGGATTGGCGCGACTCCGACACCCCGGTCTCCATCGAATTTGATGATGTTTACTTCTCCACCGTCGACGGCATCGACGAGACCCGATATGTATTTATGCAACATAACGGGTTTCCGGAGCGATTTACAGAGCACCCCCATGACACCTTGGTCGTGGCTGAAACCGGTTTCGGCACCGGCCTGAATCTGATGGTGCTGTGGCACAGCTTTCGTCAGTTTCGCCAGAACCACCCGGACGCCCCCTGCAAGCGGCTGCACTTTGTCACCATGGAGAAGTACCCGGTCACCGGGGCGGATCTGGCCAAAGCGCACCGTTACTGGCCGGAGTTTGCCGAGCAGAGCCGCCAGCTGAAAGCCGCCTACCCCATGCCGCTGCCGGGTTGCCACCGCATGGAGTTTGACCAGGGCCAGGTGGTGGTGGATCTGTGGCTGGGCGACGTCAACGAGTGCCTGGAGCAGATGCACGCACCGGCCGAGGGCGTAATGGACGTCTGGTTCCTCGATGGTTTTACCCCCAGCCGCAACCCCAAAATGTGGCAGGAACAGCTCTACCAGCAGATGGCCAGGCTCAGCCGCAAGGGGGCGAGCTACGCCACCTTTACCGCCGCCGGCCACGTGCGCAGGGGCCTGGAGAAGCATGGCTTCAGCGTAGTCAAGGATCAGGGGTATGGCATCAAACGTGAGATGATCTTTGGCCACTTCAATATAGAGAAACCGGAGGCAAGCACGCCACAGGAGGTGGCGGTTATCGGCGCCGGTGTGGCCGCTGCCCAAACCGCACTCAGCCTGGTGCAGCGGGGCATCAAGGTGACCCTCTACAGCCAGGGAGCCCAACCCGCCGATGGCGCCTCAGGCAACCGCCAGGGCGCCCTCTATCCCCTGATGAACCTGGCCGAGGATGGCCTCAGCGCCATCTACCAACAAGGGTTCCTGCTCGCCCGCCAGCGCCTGAACCGACTGGTGGAGGCTGGCCACAGCATCGACCATGACTGGTGCGGCGTGCTGCAGCTGAGCCAGAATGACAAGGATGCCGACAAGCTCAACCGCATCGGCAAAGCCACCTTCCCCTCCGAGCTGGTGCACCTGGTGGACCAACAGCAGGCCAGCCACATCGCCGATCTGCCCCTGGACCGGGGTGGGCTGTACTTCCCCTATGGTGGGTGGCTGGCGCCGGAGCAGCTGATCCCCGCCCTGTTTGAGCAGGCCCGGGAAACCGGGCTGCTGACCTGCCACTGGGATCGCCAGTTGCTCAGCCTAAACCGTGAAGCCGGGGAGTGGCAGCTTGATTTTGGCGAACCCCTCGCCCGCCACCCGCACCTGGTGATCTGCATGGGCCACGCCAGTGCCGATCTGCCCCAAACGGCCCCTTTACCCCTGCAGCCGGTCCGCGGCCAGATCAGTGCCCCTGTGGCCACTGATACCCTGTCCAAGCTGAAGACGGTGCTCTGTGCCGATGGCTATCTGGTGCCCGCCCTGGACGGCCGACTGACCAGCGGGGCCAGCTTCGTCAAGAACAGCCGGGATACTCAGTGGCACCATGACGACGTCGAGGAGATTGCCGCTCGCATGAGCAACAGCTTCGGCGGCAGCGACTGGCTGTCTCAGCTGCAGCTGGATGACAGCGGTCGCGCCGCCATTCGTGGCTCAGTACGGGACCACTTCCCCCTGATGGGGCCCCTGCCCGACTGGGACCGAGTCGCGTCAGAACCCCAGGCTTGGCGTCACCGGCCTCTGCCTGAACAGCCCGGCGTGCACCTGGTGTCCGGACTGGGATCCCGGGGATTGTGCAGCGGTGCCCTGATGGCCGAATCCGTGGTGTCACTGATCTGCGGAGAACCCCTGCCTCTGTCCAAGCAGCAGTTGCAGCGTCTGCGGCCGGGCCGCTTCTGGCAAAGGCGCATCAATAAGGGGCACCCGCCAGTCGCACAATAG
- a CDS encoding YfcL family protein, with amino-acid sequence MLDQIELLANQWMTEMVEQGSDDQVFASGYLQGHLALSLSTLEESQQGLLEALAQDMGSRLDDASSELAPEDLALVRNAWLQLLERLAEN; translated from the coding sequence ATGTTAGACCAAATTGAACTGCTGGCGAACCAGTGGATGACCGAGATGGTGGAGCAGGGCAGTGACGATCAGGTGTTTGCCAGTGGCTACCTTCAGGGACACCTGGCTCTGAGCCTGAGCACTCTGGAAGAGAGTCAGCAGGGGCTGCTTGAGGCTCTGGCTCAGGATATGGGCAGTCGCCTTGATGACGCCAGCAGCGAACTGGCCCCGGAAGACTTGGCTCTGGTGCGCAACGCCTGGCTGCAATTGCTGGAGCGACTGGCCGAGAACTAG
- a CDS encoding ATP-NAD kinase family protein, with protein sequence MNRKFRLGVIINPLAGLGGSVALKGSDGMAEQALALGAEPKAHLRMATALEQIESLRDKVEILTASGAMGQALLESLGYHPDVVHRCSETSKDADTKLTAQALMDRGVDLILFAGGDGTARDICAQVHDRQPVLGVPAGVKIHSGVYGITPKASGEVVAKMIRGELLSTVLAEVRDIDEAAFRLGKVRARHYGEMRIPQALHYVQAVKMGGVEVEALVLDDISAEFQERLDDQWQYIMGSGSTVAAVMEQLGLKNTLLGVDLINEDQVLGQDMTADQLLRQVQGRPTKLVVTLIGGQGHLFGRGNQQLSPQLIRAVGRENILVLATKAKLEALEGRPMIADTGDPELDAQLAGWYPVITGYHDEVLYPLA encoded by the coding sequence ATGAACAGAAAATTCAGACTGGGGGTGATCATCAACCCGCTGGCGGGTCTGGGGGGCAGTGTTGCCCTCAAGGGCAGCGACGGAATGGCGGAACAGGCACTGGCCCTGGGCGCCGAGCCCAAGGCGCACCTGAGAATGGCCACCGCCCTGGAGCAGATTGAGTCACTCAGGGACAAGGTGGAGATCCTGACCGCCTCAGGAGCCATGGGGCAGGCGCTGCTGGAGAGCCTGGGCTATCACCCTGACGTGGTGCACAGATGCAGCGAGACATCGAAGGATGCCGACACCAAACTCACGGCTCAGGCGCTGATGGACAGAGGGGTCGACCTGATCCTGTTTGCCGGAGGCGATGGCACCGCCAGGGACATCTGTGCTCAGGTGCACGACCGTCAGCCTGTGCTGGGCGTACCGGCAGGAGTGAAAATCCACTCCGGAGTCTATGGCATTACCCCCAAGGCCAGTGGTGAGGTGGTGGCCAAGATGATCCGCGGCGAGCTGCTCTCCACGGTGCTTGCGGAGGTGAGGGACATCGACGAGGCGGCGTTCCGCCTGGGCAAGGTCCGGGCCCGCCACTATGGCGAGATGCGCATTCCCCAGGCGCTGCACTATGTGCAGGCGGTTAAGATGGGGGGCGTCGAGGTGGAAGCCCTGGTGCTGGATGACATCAGTGCCGAGTTTCAGGAGCGGCTGGATGATCAGTGGCAGTACATCATGGGCTCAGGCTCTACCGTGGCCGCGGTGATGGAACAGCTGGGGCTGAAGAACACCCTGCTTGGGGTCGACCTGATTAATGAAGATCAGGTGTTGGGGCAGGATATGACTGCAGATCAGCTTCTTCGACAGGTTCAAGGGCGGCCGACCAAGCTGGTGGTGACCCTGATCGGCGGCCAGGGTCATCTGTTTGGCCGGGGTAACCAGCAGCTGAGCCCTCAGCTGATTCGCGCCGTAGGCCGGGAGAATATCCTGGTGCTGGCCACCAAAGCCAAGCTCGAAGCGCTTGAGGGAAGGCCGATGATCGCCGATACTGGCGACCCGGAGCTGGATGCCCAGCTGGCCGGTTGGTACCCCGTTATCACCGGTTATCACGATGAAGTGTTGTACCCATTAGCGTAG
- a CDS encoding elongation factor P hydroxylase, which produces MTGKENNRLIQLFNQGLGKRYNTRIIDQGNEPLYLPADQHCPCHRIYFAHGFYASALHELAHWTLAGEARRQLLDYGYWYHPDGRSEAQQLAFETVEIKPQAIEWAFHLAAGRRFNVSVDNLGGAEVDRCGFQARVREQALVYLQQSFPPRAQALIYDLGREYGTAPLAAEQFSL; this is translated from the coding sequence GTGACAGGGAAAGAGAACAACCGTCTGATTCAGTTGTTTAATCAGGGACTGGGCAAAAGGTATAACACCCGGATTATCGATCAGGGCAATGAGCCTCTCTATCTGCCTGCGGATCAACACTGCCCTTGTCACCGCATCTATTTTGCCCACGGTTTTTATGCCAGTGCCCTTCATGAATTGGCGCACTGGACTCTGGCCGGAGAGGCTCGCCGCCAGCTGCTGGATTACGGCTACTGGTATCACCCGGATGGACGCAGCGAAGCGCAGCAGCTGGCGTTTGAGACGGTGGAAATCAAACCTCAGGCCATCGAATGGGCATTTCATCTGGCTGCGGGCCGCCGCTTCAATGTCAGCGTGGACAATCTCGGGGGCGCGGAAGTGGACCGTTGTGGATTTCAGGCCAGAGTGAGAGAGCAAGCCCTTGTCTACCTGCAGCAGAGCTTTCCCCCGCGGGCCCAGGCTCTGATTTATGACCTTGGCAGAGAGTACGGCACCGCCCCCCTGGCGGCGGAGCAGTTCAGCCTCTAA
- a CDS encoding MFS transporter — translation MNQSRFWQPQRQLLAANYLFYFAMQALTVPFMAVFLQLRGFSAPEIGTLMAAQMAMAMVSPYLWATLADRPGQRALMTKLGVVLSMLGFAGLLLAQGFWWTAAALLLFGFSWSSILSQLEVLTLTALNPRVELYSRIRTWGSLGFLVMVALAGWLFEHWSVALMPWMGCGVLMLMLLVALPLKSPDDPHQSSVPGSWGAVHWPRVALFMLFAFCLNASHGPFYGFYVLYLQSLGINETLAGVLVASGVVAEVGLFALTPRLLRRVPLDWLMIACGMLALLRWLLTAEMDSPWGQLPANLLHAASFSLAHVCAMQFIHHEFSAGVQGRVQALYRSLSFSGGGALGIYISGHLWQSHPEQIWWLAMGLALTALLAALISKALHYNNRMMH, via the coding sequence ATGAATCAAAGCCGTTTCTGGCAGCCACAACGGCAGTTGCTGGCGGCAAACTACCTGTTCTATTTTGCCATGCAGGCACTGACCGTGCCTTTTATGGCGGTGTTTCTGCAGCTGCGGGGATTCTCCGCCCCAGAGATTGGTACCCTGATGGCGGCGCAGATGGCCATGGCCATGGTTTCCCCCTATCTTTGGGCGACACTGGCGGATCGCCCCGGTCAGCGGGCATTGATGACCAAGCTGGGTGTGGTGTTGTCGATGCTGGGGTTTGCCGGTTTGTTGCTGGCCCAAGGGTTCTGGTGGACCGCGGCCGCCCTGCTGCTGTTTGGCTTCAGCTGGAGCAGCATCTTGTCTCAGCTTGAGGTGCTGACGCTGACGGCGCTCAACCCCAGAGTCGAGCTATACAGTAGGATTCGTACCTGGGGCAGCCTTGGCTTTTTGGTGATGGTTGCCCTGGCAGGCTGGTTGTTTGAGCATTGGAGTGTCGCCCTGATGCCCTGGATGGGGTGTGGCGTGTTGATGCTGATGCTGCTTGTCGCCTTGCCACTGAAAAGCCCAGACGACCCCCATCAGTCCTCTGTGCCAGGAAGCTGGGGTGCAGTCCACTGGCCCAGAGTCGCCCTGTTCATGCTGTTTGCTTTCTGCCTTAATGCCAGTCACGGTCCCTTCTACGGCTTCTATGTGCTCTACCTGCAATCCTTGGGAATCAATGAAACCCTGGCCGGGGTATTGGTGGCCTCTGGAGTGGTGGCTGAGGTCGGGTTGTTTGCCCTGACTCCCAGGTTGCTGCGTCGGGTGCCGCTCGACTGGCTGATGATCGCCTGTGGTATGCTGGCGCTGCTGCGTTGGCTGCTTACCGCAGAGATGGACTCCCCCTGGGGACAACTGCCAGCCAACCTGCTGCATGCTGCCAGTTTCTCCCTGGCCCATGTCTGCGCCATGCAGTTTATCCATCATGAGTTCAGCGCGGGCGTTCAGGGCCGGGTTCAGGCGCTGTACCGCAGTTTGTCCTTCAGCGGCGGCGGGGCATTGGGCATCTACATCAGTGGCCATCTGTGGCAGAGTCACCCTGAGCAGATCTGGTGGCTGGCCATGGGACTGGCGTTGACCGCGTTGCTGGCTGCCTTGATCTCCAAGGCGCTGCACTACAACAACAGGATGATGCATTGA
- a CDS encoding MFS transporter, whose translation MTTGFWQPQRQLLAANYLFYFAIQGLTVPFMGIYLDLRGFHAPEIGTLMAVQMATAMISPYLWASLADATGRRALVAKCGLALALMGFSGLFLAQDFWSTAAALVAFSFSWSGILAQLEVLTLSSLKPRTELYSKVRSWGSVGYLAMVIAAGWAFDQWDAGLLPWIGLAVLATMFWFTLALNNGTPETAEVSKGNWHGVHWPKVLLYLLFAFSLNASHGAYYGFYVLYLQTLGIGESVAGLLVASGVLAEVALFALMPRLLRRVSLDRLMIACALLALLRWFMTSQMTTPLGQLPAQLLHAASFALAHACAMQFIHHEFHPGIQGRVQALYGSLAFSGGGALGIYLSGHLWAQQPERVWQLAMALALVSLLAAGLSRVYRYNLRVAESAPLESADTESAAS comes from the coding sequence ATGACCACTGGATTCTGGCAGCCACAGCGTCAGCTGTTGGCTGCCAACTACCTGTTTTATTTCGCCATTCAGGGACTGACTGTCCCCTTTATGGGGATCTACCTCGACCTTCGCGGATTCCACGCTCCTGAGATTGGCACCCTGATGGCGGTGCAGATGGCCACCGCCATGATCTCTCCTTATCTGTGGGCCTCCCTGGCGGACGCCACCGGTCGCCGGGCTTTGGTTGCCAAGTGCGGCCTGGCGCTGGCCCTGATGGGGTTTTCCGGGCTGTTTCTGGCCCAGGATTTCTGGTCCACCGCTGCGGCCCTGGTGGCCTTCAGCTTCAGCTGGAGCGGCATACTGGCTCAGCTGGAGGTACTGACCCTCTCCTCCTTGAAACCCCGCACCGAGCTGTACAGCAAGGTGCGCAGCTGGGGCAGTGTGGGCTACCTGGCAATGGTGATCGCCGCCGGCTGGGCATTTGACCAGTGGGATGCCGGGCTGTTGCCCTGGATTGGGTTGGCCGTTCTGGCCACCATGTTCTGGTTCACTTTGGCACTGAACAATGGCACCCCTGAAACCGCAGAGGTATCCAAAGGTAACTGGCATGGGGTTCACTGGCCCAAGGTCCTGCTTTACTTGCTGTTCGCGTTCAGCCTCAACGCCAGCCATGGCGCCTATTATGGTTTTTACGTGCTGTATCTGCAGACCCTGGGAATCGGCGAGTCTGTGGCCGGTCTGTTGGTTGCCTCTGGCGTTCTGGCCGAAGTAGCCCTGTTTGCCCTGATGCCCCGGTTGCTCAGACGGGTCTCCCTGGACAGATTGATGATTGCCTGCGCCCTGCTGGCCCTGCTGAGGTGGTTCATGACCTCTCAGATGACAACGCCTCTGGGGCAGTTGCCGGCCCAGCTTCTTCATGCTGCCAGTTTTGCCCTGGCTCACGCCTGCGCCATGCAGTTTATCCATCATGAGTTTCACCCGGGGATTCAGGGGCGGGTTCAGGCGCTCTATGGCAGCCTGGCCTTCAGCGGTGGTGGTGCCCTGGGCATCTACCTCAGTGGCCACCTTTGGGCGCAGCAACCGGAGCGAGTCTGGCAACTGGCCATGGCTCTGGCCCTGGTCTCTTTGTTGGCGGCCGGCCTGTCTCGGGTGTACAGGTATAACCTAAGGGTTGCTGAGTCCGCGCCCCTGGAGAGCGCCGATACCGAATCTGCAGCCAGTTAG
- the aroC gene encoding chorismate synthase, with amino-acid sequence MAGNTIGKLFTVTTWGESHGLSLGAIVDGCPPGIELSEADLQHDLDRRRPGSSRYTTARREADEVSIQSGVFEGKTTGTPIGLLIQNTDQRSKDYSDIAKTFRPGHADYTYHHKYGIRDYRGGGRSSARETAMRVAAGAIAKKYLAQVHGIEIRGYLSQLGPVKAERVDLSQVEQNPFFFPDESKLDALDQFMRDLKKSGDSIGAKVTVVANGVPVGLGEPIFDRLDADLAHSLMSINAVKAVAMGDGFDVVEQRGSEHRDELTPQGFTSNHAGGVLGGISSGQPVVAHLALKPTSSIMVPGKSIDLDGNPTEMVTRGRHDPCVGIRAVPIAEAMMAITLMDHLLRHRAQNADVSVSTPTLTMTTK; translated from the coding sequence ATGGCTGGTAATACGATAGGTAAACTTTTCACTGTGACCACCTGGGGTGAGAGTCACGGTCTTTCTCTGGGCGCCATTGTGGATGGCTGTCCCCCCGGCATTGAGTTGAGCGAGGCGGATCTGCAACATGATCTGGACCGCCGTCGACCCGGAAGTTCCCGATACACCACGGCGCGACGGGAGGCCGATGAGGTCTCCATCCAGTCCGGAGTGTTTGAGGGCAAGACCACGGGCACCCCCATCGGATTGCTGATTCAGAACACGGATCAGCGCTCCAAAGACTACTCGGATATAGCCAAGACATTCCGCCCCGGCCATGCGGATTACACCTATCACCACAAGTATGGCATTCGCGATTACCGCGGCGGAGGCCGCAGCTCCGCCCGGGAGACCGCCATGCGGGTGGCGGCCGGTGCCATTGCCAAGAAATATCTGGCTCAGGTCCACGGCATTGAGATTCGTGGTTACCTGTCCCAACTGGGCCCGGTCAAGGCGGAGCGGGTGGACCTGTCCCAGGTGGAGCAAAACCCCTTCTTCTTCCCCGATGAGTCCAAGCTGGATGCCCTGGATCAGTTTATGCGGGATCTGAAGAAGAGCGGTGATTCCATCGGCGCCAAGGTGACTGTTGTGGCCAACGGTGTGCCCGTTGGACTGGGTGAGCCCATCTTCGATCGCCTGGATGCGGATCTGGCCCACAGCCTGATGAGCATCAATGCGGTGAAGGCGGTGGCCATGGGTGACGGCTTCGATGTGGTTGAGCAGCGGGGCAGCGAGCACAGGGATGAGCTGACTCCACAAGGCTTTACCTCTAACCACGCCGGTGGTGTATTGGGCGGCATCAGCAGCGGTCAGCCAGTGGTGGCTCACCTTGCGCTGAAACCCACCTCATCCATCATGGTGCCGGGCAAGAGCATCGATCTCGACGGCAACCCCACTGAGATGGTGACCCGTGGCCGTCATGACCCTTGCGTGGGGATTCGTGCCGTGCCCATCGCCGAAGCGATGATGGCGATCACCCTGATGGATCATCTGCTGCGTCATCGTGCCCAGAATGCCGATGTGTCCGTTTCCACCCCCACCCTGACCATGACAACCAAATGA
- the prmB gene encoding 50S ribosomal protein L3 N(5)-glutamine methyltransferase, which produces MDKIFIDEAVTELQTIEDMLRWSVSRFNDAGIYYGHGTDNPWDEAVALVLHCLHLPLELGNEVRRARLTSSEKHKIAEMVIRRVRDRTPVPYLTNSAWFAGLEFFCDERVLVPRSPIAELIDKGFTPWMYNKPVHRVLDMCTGSGCIAIACAYAFPEAEVDAVDISTDALDVAQINIERHGMLHSVFPIQSDCFDALPGQKYDLIVSNPPYVDADDMADLPEEFHHEPELGLASGNDGLDLTRRILREAADHLNDNGVLVVEVGNSWVALAEQLSEVPFTWLEFENGGDGVFVLTREQLVEHQDSFK; this is translated from the coding sequence GTGGATAAGATTTTTATCGACGAAGCAGTGACTGAACTGCAGACCATTGAAGATATGCTGCGCTGGTCCGTCAGCCGCTTCAACGACGCTGGCATCTATTATGGCCATGGCACCGACAACCCCTGGGATGAGGCGGTGGCCCTGGTGCTGCACTGCCTGCATCTGCCCCTGGAGCTGGGCAATGAGGTGCGCCGTGCCCGGCTCACAAGCAGTGAAAAGCACAAGATCGCCGAGATGGTGATCCGTCGCGTCCGGGACCGCACCCCGGTGCCCTACCTGACCAACAGCGCCTGGTTTGCCGGCCTGGAGTTCTTCTGTGACGAACGGGTGCTGGTACCACGTTCGCCCATCGCCGAGCTGATTGACAAGGGTTTCACTCCCTGGATGTACAACAAGCCTGTGCACCGTGTCCTGGATATGTGCACCGGTTCCGGCTGCATTGCCATTGCATGTGCCTACGCCTTCCCTGAGGCCGAGGTGGATGCGGTAGACATCAGCACCGACGCATTGGACGTGGCTCAAATCAACATTGAGCGTCATGGGATGCTGCACAGCGTATTCCCAATCCAGTCGGATTGCTTCGATGCCTTGCCAGGTCAGAAGTATGATCTTATTGTGTCCAATCCCCCTTATGTCGACGCCGATGATATGGCTGACTTGCCTGAGGAGTTTCATCACGAACCCGAGCTGGGTCTGGCATCGGGCAACGATGGACTGGATCTGACTCGCCGTATCCTGCGGGAAGCCGCGGATCACCTGAACGACAACGGTGTCCTGGTGGTGGAAGTGGGTAACTCCTGGGTCGCCCTGGCAGAGCAGCTGTCAGAGGTGCCCTTTACCTGGCTTGAGTTTGAAAACGGCGGCGACGGGGTGTTTGTGCTCACTCGAGAGCAGTTGGTGGAGCATCAAGACAGCTTCAAGTAG